A genomic region of Manihot esculenta cultivar AM560-2 chromosome 15, M.esculenta_v8, whole genome shotgun sequence contains the following coding sequences:
- the LOC110602748 gene encoding L-ascorbate oxidase homolog, which translates to MGGVMLILLLFLAILEVKGEDPYLFFTWNVTYGTLSPLGKPQQVILINDQFPGPVINSTSNNNVVVNLFNNLDEPFLLTWSGIQQRKNSWQEGVLGTNCPIPPGTNHTYHFQVKDQIGSFLYYPSTSIHKANGGFGGLHINSRLLIPVPYDAPEDDFTVIVNDWYLKSHKDIRKSLDAGKTLGQPDGVLINGKNAKGDGKGEPLFTMKPDKTYRYRICNAGLKTSINFRIQGHSMQLVEIEGSHVMQNDYDSLDVHVGQCYAVLVTADQPPKDYYLVASTRFLEKVLTGKGIVRYANGQGPPSPKLPEAPEGWEWSLNQFRSFRWNLTASAARPNPQGSYHYGSINITRTIRLVNSPGEVEGKLRYAINGVSHTNPETPLKLAEYFGIADKVFKYDTIPDDPPAKIGEIVIEPNVLNMTFRNFVEIIFENHEEAMQSWHLDGYSFFTVALEPGTWAPEKRKNYNLLDAVSRTTVQVFPKSWAAIFLTFDNAGMWNLRSELWERTYLGQQLYASVLSPARSLRDEYNLPDDQLLCGLVKGLPRPKPYTI; encoded by the exons ATGGGTGGGGTGATGTTAATTCTATTACTATTCCTCGCAATTCTGGAGGTTAAAGGTGAAGATCCTTACCTGTTTTTCACTTGGAATGTCACATATGGAACCCTCTCTCCTTTGGGAAAACCACAGCAAGTGATTCTCATCAACGATCAATTTCCAGGGCCTGTCATAAACTCCACAAGCAACAACAATGTTGTCGTCAATCTTTTCAATAATCTTGACGAGCCTTTTCTCTTGACATG GAGCGGCATCCAACAGAGGAAGAATTCTTGGCAGGAGGGTGTGCTTGGAACCAACTGCCCAATTCCCCCTGGAACTAACCACACTTATCATTTTCAAGTCAAGGACCAAATTGGGAGCTTTCTTTACTACCCAAGCACATCGATTCACAAAGCAAATGGTGGATTTGGTGGCCTTCATATCAACAGTCGTTTGCTCATTCCTGTCCCTTATGATGCTCCTGAGGATGACTTCACTGTCATTGTTAATGATTGGTACCTCAAGAGCCACAAAGATATCAGGAAGTCCTTGGACGCTGGAAAAACACTTGGTCAACCAGATGGAGTTCTCATCAATGGCAAAAACGCTAAGGGTGATGGCAAGGGTGAACCTCTCTTCACTATGAAACCTGACAAGACTTACAGATATAGAATCTGCAATGCTGGGCTGAAGACATCAATCAACTTCAGGATTCAAGGCCATTCAATGCAGCTTGTTGAAATTGAAGGCTCTCATGTGATGCAGAACGACTATGATTCACTTGATGTACATGTTGGCCAGTGCTATGCTGTACTTGTGACTGCTGACCAGCCTCCCAAGGACTATTATTTGGTGGCTTCCACTCGATTCTTAGAGAAAGTCCTCACTGGTAAGGGCATCGTTCGATATGCCAATGGCCAGGGACCACCATCACCAAAGCTCCCAGAAGCACCTGAAGGATGGGAATGGTCCCTAAATCAGTTCCGTTccttccgatggaatctcaCAGCCAGTGCTGCCAGGCCAAACCCTCAGGGCTCTTACCATTATGGATCCATCAACATCACCCGTACTATCAGACTCGTTAACTCACCAGGCGAAGTAGAAGGCAAACTTCGTTATGCCATCAACGGTGTTTCTCACACTAATCCAGAGACTCCACTCAAACTTGCTGAATATTTCGGAATTGCAGACAAGGTCTTCAAGTACGACACCATTCCTGACGATCCACCTGCTAAAATCGGTGAGATTGTGATAGAACCCAATGTCCTCAACATgactttcagaaattttgtagAAATTATCTTTGAGAATCATGAGGAAGCCATGCAATCATGGCATTTAGATGGGTATTCGTTTTTCACAGTCGC ATTGGAGCCTGGAACATGGGCACCTGAAAAGAGGAAGAACTACAATCTTCTCGATGCAGTTAGCAGGACAACAGTGCAAGTATTTCCAAAATCATGGGCAGCAATCTTCTTGACATTTGACAACGCTGGAATGTGGAACTTAAGATCTGAATTGTGGGAGAGGACTTACCTTGGACAACAGCTTTATGCAAGTGTTCTTTCTCCAGCACGCTCACTGAGAGATGAATATAATCTGCCTGACGACCAATTGCTATGTGGGTTGGTGAAGGGCTTGCCGAGGCCTAAACCTTACACCATTTGA
- the LOC110602716 gene encoding L-ascorbate oxidase homolog → MKKTAAGVVALMLVLCLSAELMVGVRGEDPYLFFTWNVTYGTLSPLGVSQQVILINDQFPGPVINSTSNNNLVVNVFNNLDEPFLLTWSGIQQRKNSWQEGVLGTNCPILPGTNYTYRFQVKDQIGSFLYYPSTAFHRANGGFGGLHINSRLLIPVPYPDPEDDYTVIINDWFTKSHKTLRSFLDNGRSIGRPDGVLINGKIAKGDGKDEPLFTMKPGKTYKYRICNAGLKTSINFRIQGHTMKLVELEGSHVMQNIYESLDVHLGQCLSVLVTANQEPKDYYMVASTRFLKTVLTGKGIIRYTNGKGPASPELPEAPVGWAWSLNQFRSLRWNLTASAARPNPQGSYHYGSINITRTIKLVNSVSRTGGKLRYAINGVSHTNPETPLKLAEYFGIADKVFKYDTIQDNPPATIDKVVIQPNVLNMTFRNFVEIIFENPEKSMQSWHLDGYSFFAVAVEPGTWTPEKRKNYNLLDAVSRTTVQVFPKSWAAILLTFDNAGMWNLRSEIWERTYLGQQLYASVVSPARSLRDEYNIPDKALLCGLVKDLPKPPPYTI, encoded by the exons atgaAGAAGACGGCCGCCGGAGTGGTGGCGCTGATGCTAGTTTTATGCCTCTCGGCTGAGTTAATGGTGGGGGTCAGGGGTGAAGACCCTTACCTGTTTTTCACTTGGAATGTCACATATGGAACCTTGTCTCCTTTGGGAGTTTCACAGCAAGTGATTCTCATCAACGATCAATTTCCAGGGCCTGTCATAAACTCCACAAGCAACAACAACCTTGTCGTCAATGTCTTCAATAATCTTGATGAGCCTTTCCTTTTGACATG GAGCGGCATTCAACAGAGAAAGAACTCATGGCAAGAAGGAGTGCTTGGAACCAACTGCCCTATCCTCCCAGGAACCAACTACACCTATCGATTCCAAGTGAAAGACCAGATTGGGAGCTTTCTTTACTACCCAAGCACAGCTTTTCACAGGGCAAATGGTGGCTTTGGTGGCCTCCATATCAATAGCCGTTTGCTCATCCCTGTCCCTTATCCTGATCCTGAGGATGACTACACTGTCATTATCAATGATTGGTTCACCAAGAGCCACAAAACTCTCAGGAGTTTCCTGGATAATGGACGCTCCATTGGTAGGCCTGATGGTGTTCTAATCAATGGCAAGATTGCAAAGGGTGATGGTAAGGATGAACCTCTCTTCACCATGAAGCCTGGAAAGACATACAAGTACAGGATTTGTAATGCTGGGCTTAAGACATCCATCAACTTCAGGATCCAAGGCCACACAATGAAGCTTGTCGAGTTGGAGGGCTCTCATGTGATGCAAAACATCTACGAGTCCCTTGACGTGCATCTTGGCCAATGTTTGAGCGTGCTTGTAACAGCAAACCAGGAACCAAAAGACTACTATATGGTGGCTTCCACTCGATTCCTAAAGACTGTCCTCACAGGTAAAGGGATCATTCGATATACTAACGGCAAGGGACCAGCATCGCCTGAGCTCCCAGAGGCACCTGTAGGATGGGCTTGGTCTCTCAATCAATTTCGTTCCCTCCGGTGGAATCTCACAGCCAGTGCTGCCAGGCCAAATCCTCAGGGCTCCTACCATTATGGATCCATTAACATTACCCGTACTATCAAACTCGTTAACTCAGTAAGCAGGACAGGAGGCAAGCTTCGTTATGCCATCAATGGTGTTTCTCATACGAATCCCGAGACTCCACTCAAACTTGCTGAGTATTTCGGGATTGCAGACAAGGTTTTCAAGTATGACACAATTCAGGACAACCCACCTGCTACGATCGACAAGGTTGTGATACAACCCAATGTCCTAAACATGACCTTCCGTAACTTCGTGGAGATCATCTTTGAGAATCCTGAGAAAAGCATGCAATCATGGCACTTGGATGGCTACTCCTTCTTCGCAGTCGC TGTGGAGCCTGGAACATGGACGCCTGAGAAGAGAAAGAACTACAATCTACTTGATGCAGTGAGCAGGACCACAGTGCAGGTGTTTCCCAAATCGTGGGCAGCCATCTTATTAACATTTGACAATGCTGGAATGTGGAATCTAAGATCTGAGATTTGGGAGAGAACCTACCTGGGACAACAACTTTATGCAAGTGTTGTTTCTCCAGCACGATCTCTCAGGGATGAGTATAATATACCTGACAAAGCTTTGCTTTGTGGGCTCGTCAAAGATTTGCCAAAGCCCCCACCATACACCATTTAA